The following are from one region of the Dreissena polymorpha isolate Duluth1 chromosome 2, UMN_Dpol_1.0, whole genome shotgun sequence genome:
- the LOC127866043 gene encoding sodium/calcium exchanger 3-like isoform X1 translates to MPAFVTVDNVTVDLNNYTCSYKGIILPLVSEYTWSVGGRAFLYLVGMLWVFLAVAIIADVFMCAIERITSKTTIVRVPDPNADGGVRVMEVKVWNNTVANLSLMALGTSAPEILLSVIETFGNGFLAGELGPGTIVGSAAFNLLVISGICIMAVPSPETRRVKQIKVYCVTAFFCIFAYVWMAIVLMASSPNIVEVWEAVVTFVFFIILVVVSYLADRNFCMGEKERQPDGAVGFALVNSSGDEEAQQTEEEESENEKLRRIARNLSHEVRDGDLTEAEAARLAIAKANENTSHNRLWYRVNATRMLAGGRRLIPKVLSNFQELYDHIQLAPQERMDKDHTPRGNDHTAGGTKAVVEFTAAAISVLENEGKVRIGLRRYGKTEIPCTVHVETINGTALANEDYKHFSDDVKFAQHEELRQIYIEIVDDMEWEPDEFFFVKLSIPEKEDGSHKHIAIGDISINQVTIIDDDEPGKLEFARPSLVVKESHYVARIPVNRVNGCDGHVSVKWITSDITAKEGTDYTGKEGLLVFDNQESNKTIDIPLFESKKKERDECFAIELGECDGGAQVGKIKKCIVSIVNDEDFDGIVSRLMNMTKANIGGMALESSTWLQQFHDAMNVNGGDTENAAFIDYVLHFLSFGWKIIFAFIPPAKYLGGWPTFWVSLAIIGILTAIINDLAATFGCLIGLPDAITAITFVALGTSMPDTFASKTAAMNEKTADSSVGNVNGSNSVNVFLGLGLPWLISSIYWAVKGKQFEVPAGSMGFSVVVYVVVALMALALLAVRRYSVAFGRAELGGPQRTKVISGVFLIFLWLIYVILSSLQATGTINVNF, encoded by the exons ATGCCGGCCTTCGTCACTGTCGACAATGTCACTGTGGACTTGAACAACTACACCTGTTCCTACAAGGGTATTATACTTCCGCTAGTTAGCGAATACACATGGTCGGTCGGGGGCCGCGCCTTCCTGTACCTGGTTGGTATGTTGTGGGTGTTTCTCGCAGTCGCCATCATCGCGGACGTTTTCATGTGCGCCATCGAGCGCATCACATCAAAGACCACGATCGTTCGCGTCCCGGATCCGAACGCTGACGGCGGTGTTCGAGTTATGGAG GTGAAAGTATGGAACAACACTGTTGCTAATCTGAGTTTGATGGCTCTTGGAACCAGCGCGCCGGAAATCCTGTTGTCCGTCATTGAGACCTTTGGCAATGGTTTTCTAGCGGGAGAACTAGGCCCGGGAACTATTGTAGGTTCTGCGGCGTTCAACCTGCTCGTTATTTCCGGTATATGCATCATGGCGGTCCCATCGCCGGAAACCCGGCGTGTAAAGCAGATAAAAGTGTACTGCGTGACAGCGTTCTTCTGCATCTTCGCGTACGTGTGGATGGCGATCGTTCTTATGGCCTCCTCGCCCAACATTGTTGAGGTCTGGGAGGCGGTGGTCACCTTCGTTTTCTTCATCATTCTCGTTGTAGTGTCGTACCTGGCCGATCGAAACTTTTGCATGGGTGAGAAGGAGAGGCAACCGGATGGAGCGGTCGGCTTTGCCTTAG TCAACAGCAGTGGTGACGAGGAGGCTCAGCAGACGGAAGAGGAGGAGTCAGAGAATGAGAAGTTGCGGCGAATAGCGCGG AATTTGAGTCACGAGGTACGAGACGGTGACCTCACGGAGGCGGAAGCCGCCCGGCTCGCCATTGCCAAGGCCAACGAGAACACCAGCCATAATAGGCTCTGGTACCGGGTCAACGCTACACGCATGCTTGCTGGCGGCCGGAGACTGATTCCGAAAGTCCTCTCAAATTTTCAAGAG CTGTACGACCACATTCAGCTTGCACCACAAGAGCGCATGGACAAGGACCACACCCCACGTGGTAATGACCACACCGCCGGCGGCACAAAGGCCGTCGTGGAGTTCACTGCCGCCGCCATTAGCGTCCTTGAGAACGAGGGAAAGGTCAGGATCGGATTGCGGCGCTACGGCAAGACAGAAATACCATGCACTGTTCA CGTGGAGACAATCAACGGCACCGCGCTCGCCAATGAGGACTACAAACACTTCAGCGATGACGTCAAGTTCGCTCAGCACGAGGAGCTCAGACAGATCTATATAGAGATTGTGGACGACATGGAGTGGGAGCCAGACGAGTTCTTCTTCGTGAAGCTTTCCATCCCCGAAAAGGAGGACGGAAGTCATAAGCATATTGCCATTGGTGACATCTCCATCAACCAAGTCACCATCATCGACGATGATG AACCGGGAAAACTTGAATTCGCAAGACCCAGTTTGGTTGTCAAGGAAAGCCACTACGTTGCTAGGATACCTGTGAACCGCGTGAACGGATGTGATGGTCACGTGAGTGTCAAGTGGATCACCTCGGACATCACCGCTAAGGAAGGCACTGACTACACAGGCAAGGAAGGCTTGCTGGTGTTTGACAACCAGGAAAGCAACAAAACCATCGACATACCTTTGTTTGAAAGCAAG AAGAAGGAAAGGGACGAATGTTTCGCCATCGAGCTCGGGGAATGTGACGGCGGGGCGCAGGTCGGCAAAATCAAGAAGTGTATAGTCAGCATCGTCAATGACGAAG ATTTCGATGGGATCGTAAGTCGTCTGATGAACATGACGAAGGCCAACATAGGCGGCATGGCGCTGGAGTCCTCCACGTGGCTTCAACAGTTCCATGACGCTATGAACGTCAACGGAGGTGACACCGAGAACGCCGCCTTCATTGACTACGTGCTGCACTTCCTGTCGTTTGGCTGGAAG ATTATCTTTGCCTTCATCCCGCCCGCGAAGTATCTTGGTGGCTGGCCAACATTCTGGGTTTCACTGGCGATCATCGGAATCCTTACGGCCATTATCAACGACCTCGCGGCCACCTTTGGATGTCTGATCGGCCTGCCAGACGCCATTACCGCCATCACATTCGTTGCCTTGGGGACCAGTATGCCAGACACGTTCGCCAGCAAGACCGCCGCCATGAATGAAAAGACCGCCGACAGCTCCGTCGGTAACGTGAACGGAAGTAACTCCGTCAACGTTTTCCTCGGTCTTGGGTTGCCGTGGTTGATTTCCAGTATATACTGGGCTGTTAAG GGCAAACAATTTGAAGTTCCGGCCGGCTCAATGGGGTTCTCGGTGGTGGTGTACGTTGTGGTGGCGCTCATGGCCCTGGCGCTACTTGCGGTGCGGCGGTACTCTGTCGCCTTTGGGCGCGCCGAGCTTGGAGGACCGCAGAGGACGAAAGTCATTTCCGGTGTCTTTTTGATCTTTCTTTGGCTTATTTATGTAATCCTGTCATCTTTGCAAGCAACAGGTACCATCAACGTGAACTTttga
- the LOC127866043 gene encoding sodium/calcium exchanger 3-like isoform X4: protein MPAFVTVDNVTVDLNNYTCSYKGIILPLVSEYTWSVGGRAFLYLVGMLWVFLAVAIIADVFMCAIERITSKTTIVRVPDPNADGGVRVMEVKVWNNTVANLSLMALGTSAPEILLSVIETFGNGFLAGELGPGTIVGSAAFNLLVISGICIMAVPSPETRRVKQIKVYCVTAFFCIFAYVWMAIVLMASSPNIVEVWEAVVTFVFFIILVVVSYLADRNFCMGEKERQPDGAVGFALVNSSGDEEAQQTEEEESENEKLRRIARNLSHEVRDGDLTEAEAARLAIAKANENTSHNRLWYRVNATRMLAGGRRLIPKVLSNFQELYDHIQLAPQERMDKDHTPRGNDHTAGGTKAVVEFTAAAISVLENEGKVRIGLRRYGKTEIPCTVHVETINGTALANEDYKHFSDDVKFAQHEELRQIYIEIVDDMEWEPDEFFFVKLSIPEKEDGSHKHIAIGDISINQVTIIDDDEPGKLEFARPSLVVKESHYVARIPVNRVNGCDGHVSVKWITSDITAKEGTDYTGKEGLLVFDNQESNKTIDIPLFESKKKERDECFAIELGECDGGAQVGKIKKCIVSIVNDEDFDGIVSRLMNMTKANIGGMALESSTWLQQFHDAMNVNGGDTENAAFIDYVLHFLSFGWKIIFAFIPPAKYLGGWPTFWVSLAIIGILTAIINDLAATFGCLIGLPDAITAITFVALGTSMPDTFASKTAAMNEKTADSSVGNVNGSNSVNVFLGLGLPWLISSIYWAVKGKQFEVPAGSMGFSVVVYVVVALMALALLAVRRYSVAFGRAELGGPQRTKVISGVFLIFLWLIYVILSSLQATGTINVNF, encoded by the exons ATGCCGGCCTTCGTCACTGTCGACAATGTCACTGTGGACTTGAACAACTACACCTGTTCCTACAAGGGTATTATACTTCCGCTAGTTAGCGAATACACATGGTCGGTCGGGGGCCGCGCCTTCCTGTACCTGGTTGGTATGTTGTGGGTGTTTCTCGCAGTCGCCATCATCGCGGACGTTTTCATGTGCGCCATCGAGCGCATCACATCAAAGACCACGATCGTTCGCGTCCCGGATCCGAACGCTGACGGCGGTGTTCGAGTTATGGAG GTGAAAGTATGGAACAACACTGTTGCTAATCTGAGTTTGATGGCTCTTGGAACCAGCGCGCCGGAAATCCTGTTGTCCGTCATTGAGACCTTTGGCAATGGTTTTCTAGCGGGAGAACTAGGCCCGGGAACTATTGTAGGTTCTGCGGCGTTCAACCTGCTCGTTATTTCCGGTATATGCATCATGGCGGTCCCATCGCCGGAAACCCGGCGTGTAAAGCAGATAAAAGTGTACTGCGTGACAGCGTTCTTCTGCATCTTCGCGTACGTGTGGATGGCGATCGTTCTTATGGCCTCCTCGCCCAACATTGTTGAGGTCTGGGAGGCGGTGGTCACCTTCGTTTTCTTCATCATTCTCGTTGTAGTGTCGTACCTGGCCGATCGAAACTTTTGCATGGGTGAGAAGGAGAGGCAACCGGATGGAGCGGTCGGCTTTGCCTTAG TCAACAGCAGTGGTGACGAGGAGGCTCAGCAGACGGAAGAGGAGGAGTCAGAGAATGAGAAGTTGCGGCGAATAGCGCGG AATTTGAGTCACGAGGTACGAGACGGTGACCTCACGGAGGCGGAAGCCGCCCGGCTCGCCATTGCCAAGGCCAACGAGAACACCAGCCATAATAGGCTCTGGTACCGGGTCAACGCTACACGCATGCTTGCTGGCGGCCGGAGACTGATTCCGAAAGTCCTCTCAAATTTTCAAGAG CTGTACGACCACATTCAGCTTGCACCACAAGAGCGCATGGACAAGGACCACACCCCACGTGGTAATGACCACACCGCCGGCGGCACAAAGGCCGTCGTGGAGTTCACTGCCGCCGCCATTAGCGTCCTTGAGAACGAGGGAAAGGTCAGGATCGGATTGCGGCGCTACGGCAAGACAGAAATACCATGCACTGTTCA CGTGGAGACAATCAACGGCACCGCGCTCGCCAATGAGGACTACAAACACTTCAGCGATGACGTCAAGTTCGCTCAGCACGAGGAGCTCAGACAGATCTATATAGAGATTGTGGACGACATGGAGTGGGAGCCAGACGAGTTCTTCTTCGTGAAGCTTTCCATCCCCGAAAAGGAGGACGGAAGTCATAAGCATATTGCCATTGGTGACATCTCCATCAACCAAGTCACCATCATCGACGATGATG AACCGGGAAAACTTGAATTCGCAAGACCCAGTTTGGTTGTCAAGGAAAGCCACTACGTTGCTAGGATACCTGTGAACCGCGTGAACGGATGTGATGGTCACGTGAGTGTCAAGTGGATCACCTCGGACATCACCGCTAAGGAAGGCACTGACTACACAGGCAAGGAAGGCTTGCTGGTGTTTGACAACCAGGAAAGCAACAAAACCATCGACATACCTTTGTTTGAAAGCAAG AAGAAGGAAAGGGACGAATGTTTCGCCATCGAGCTCGGGGAATGTGACGGCGGGGCGCAGGTCGGCAAAATCAAGAAGTGTATAGTCAGCATCGTCAATGACGAAG ATTTCGATGGGATCGTAAGTCGTCTGATGAACATGACGAAGGCCAACATAGGCGGCATGGCGCTGGAGTCCTCCACGTGGCTTCAACAGTTCCATGACGCTATGAACGTCAACGGAGGTGACACCGAGAACGCCGCCTTCATTGACTACGTGCTGCACTTCCTGTCGTTTGGCTGGAAG ATTATCTTTGCCTTCATCCCGCCCGCGAAGTATCTTGGTGGCTGGCCAACATTCTGGGTTTCACTGGCGATCATCGGAATCCTTACGGCCATTATCAACGACCTCGCGGCCACCTTTGGATGTCTGATCGGCCTGCCAGACGCCATTACCGCCATCACATTCGTTGCCTTGGGGACCAGTATGCCAGACACGTTCGCCAGCAAGACCGCCGCCATGAATGAAAAGACCGCCGACAGCTCCGTCGGTAACGTGAACGGAAGTAACTCCGTCAACGTTTTCCTCGGTCTTGGGTTGCCGTGGTTGATTTCCAGTATATACTGGGCTGTTAAG